One part of the Tunicatimonas pelagia genome encodes these proteins:
- a CDS encoding TolC family protein, whose protein sequence is MRFLLNLISFTLLCLLPYTSWAQSNSPRESRKMSLQECIDLAIKNNITVRTTELNVLQSQVALEQSKADLLPSLNANTNFQYNVGRTINPFTNEYVSQPIRQQNLGITANLELFNGFRKLKTIKRNRLDLLGNQYGLETQKNEVTLDVVEAYVQILLNQELLRNAQFTAQSTQNQLERTQRLVDAGSLPIGNVLQLESQRATDELNTISATNNLALAQLQLEQLLLIPEDEPIAIVEPTVDLPDSTELPTSAYQVYQQSVTNLPQIKQAQTQVDAAQYGISIAKAGFYPSLNLTGGLFSQYSSIAPDQIPASGSENVLTVLPTGDFLVVPNNVPGLTPGDRLPVFTEQNLPVDFTENTYFNQLDFNYQRFLQLRLDIPIFNNWRVRSDVANARISLENAQLNELNQQNVLRQTIEQVYLNVRANAQQYQAAERRLAQFERAFQDTERRYQAQAIDVYAYNQSQNDLTAAEADALQAKYNYLLSLKVLDFYTGKPLTF, encoded by the coding sequence ATGCGCTTCCTACTCAACCTCATCAGCTTCACGCTACTTTGCTTGCTTCCGTACACTTCTTGGGCTCAGTCCAATTCACCCCGCGAATCTCGTAAGATGTCGCTTCAAGAGTGCATTGACCTGGCCATCAAAAACAACATCACTGTTCGGACTACCGAACTAAACGTACTGCAAAGCCAAGTAGCCTTAGAGCAATCCAAGGCAGATTTGCTGCCATCGCTAAATGCTAATACCAACTTTCAGTATAATGTTGGCCGAACCATCAACCCCTTTACTAACGAGTACGTTAGCCAACCCATTCGTCAGCAAAACTTGGGTATCACGGCAAATCTGGAGTTGTTTAACGGCTTCCGTAAGCTTAAAACAATCAAGCGTAATAGACTTGACCTACTCGGTAACCAGTACGGATTAGAAACCCAGAAGAATGAAGTGACACTGGATGTGGTAGAAGCTTACGTTCAAATTCTGCTTAACCAGGAACTGCTTCGTAACGCCCAGTTCACGGCTCAGTCCACCCAAAATCAGCTAGAGCGCACCCAACGGTTGGTAGATGCCGGAAGCTTACCAATTGGGAATGTGCTGCAACTAGAATCGCAGCGGGCGACGGATGAGCTTAATACAATTAGTGCTACCAATAATTTGGCTCTGGCGCAACTTCAGTTAGAGCAATTACTATTGATTCCGGAAGATGAGCCGATTGCTATTGTTGAGCCTACTGTCGATTTACCTGATTCTACCGAACTCCCGACTAGTGCCTATCAGGTTTATCAGCAGTCCGTGACAAATTTACCGCAGATTAAGCAAGCGCAGACCCAAGTGGATGCTGCCCAGTACGGTATTTCTATTGCCAAAGCTGGGTTTTACCCTAGTTTGAATTTGACAGGGGGGCTATTCTCTCAGTATTCTAGCATAGCCCCCGACCAGATTCCGGCCTCAGGTAGTGAGAATGTTCTTACCGTTCTCCCAACTGGAGACTTTTTGGTGGTTCCGAATAACGTACCTGGCTTAACTCCTGGCGACCGTTTACCAGTATTTACTGAGCAGAATTTACCGGTAGACTTCACTGAGAATACCTACTTCAACCAGTTAGACTTCAACTACCAACGCTTTCTTCAGCTTCGCCTAGATATTCCTATCTTCAATAACTGGCGAGTGCGCTCTGACGTGGCTAACGCCCGAATCAGCCTGGAGAACGCTCAACTTAACGAACTAAACCAACAGAACGTACTGCGACAAACCATTGAGCAGGTGTACTTAAATGTTCGTGCTAATGCCCAGCAGTACCAGGCGGCCGAACGCAGATTAGCGCAGTTTGAACGGGCTTTTCAAGATACCGAACGTCGCTACCAAGCCCAGGCTATTGATGTATACGCCTATAACCAATCTCAAAATGATTTAACTGCGGCTGAAGCCGATGCTTTGCAGGCTAAGTATAATTATTTACTCAGCTTAAAAGTGCTTGATTTTTATACTGGTAAACCGCTCACATTTTAA
- a CDS encoding LytR/AlgR family response regulator transcription factor produces MIKCIAIDDEPLALDLVEDFVAKVPFLSLEKSFSNALDALPLLNSEKIDLIFLDIQMPQITGLQFIKSLEQPPKVVFTTAYAQHAVEGFNVDAVDYLLKPFTFERFLKAANKAQQALTSEQQSTASGEDYIFVKSGYDMVKVRFADIQYIEGLKDYVKIHTTQKTIIALLTMKSLESSLPTGFLRVHRSYIINFDHLESVGRRNLIVAKHDIPLGDMYREQFMAKLNRN; encoded by the coding sequence ATGATTAAATGTATTGCAATTGATGACGAGCCTTTGGCACTAGACTTAGTAGAAGACTTTGTAGCGAAAGTTCCGTTTCTGTCGCTGGAAAAATCTTTCAGTAACGCCCTAGACGCGCTGCCACTACTGAACTCAGAAAAAATTGATTTGATATTTCTGGACATTCAAATGCCCCAAATCACCGGACTGCAATTTATCAAAAGCCTGGAGCAACCGCCCAAAGTAGTCTTTACCACGGCTTACGCCCAACACGCGGTGGAGGGGTTCAACGTAGATGCGGTAGATTATTTGTTGAAGCCATTTACGTTTGAGCGGTTTTTAAAAGCGGCCAATAAAGCGCAGCAGGCACTGACTAGCGAGCAGCAATCGACAGCCTCAGGTGAGGATTATATTTTTGTGAAGTCGGGGTACGATATGGTGAAGGTGCGGTTTGCCGATATACAGTACATAGAAGGGTTGAAAGACTACGTGAAGATTCACACTACACAGAAAACAATTATCGCCCTGCTTACCATGAAGTCGCTGGAATCTTCCCTTCCAACTGGGTTTTTACGCGTACACCGCAGCTATATTATCAATTTTGATCACCTTGAATCGGTAGGTCGGCGCAATCTGATCGTGGCCAAACACGATATTCCGTTGGGAGATATGTATCGGGAGCAATTTATGGCTAAATTGAACCGAAACTAA
- a CDS encoding sensor histidine kinase — MRLVLFPSIAFAAFVLSGMAAGIPFQLNVSQKKEVLFHLLGWVAFFGLLVAVFAWPYPNPFPVLRIFLVMLILIGFYYTNTEVLIPQLLARKKVYVYIAAVLACIVTVNFWDLWVQRTLNAEFYYEHDWYERAVIQRATLLSMLVLAVSGGLKMTQEWFRTEKQKNNMEQAKIASELALLKSQINPHSLFNNLNSIYSLAVRKSEDAPKAIVKLSEMMRYILYDSSAEQISLEQEIDHLHNFLDLQRLRIHREAHLSFETSGGWQGKMIAPMLLEPFVENAFKHGNIHQAGAEINILLKVEKEQLWFRVKNTMNNQMQQKDVYSGIGLVNIRKRLNLLYSNRHKLHVEPQEEVFITELNLQLSS; from the coding sequence GTGCGGTTAGTCTTATTTCCGAGTATTGCTTTCGCTGCTTTCGTACTTTCAGGTATGGCTGCCGGAATTCCGTTTCAACTAAACGTATCTCAGAAAAAAGAAGTACTCTTCCACTTACTGGGTTGGGTAGCATTTTTTGGCCTATTGGTGGCCGTATTTGCCTGGCCGTATCCGAACCCCTTTCCGGTTTTGCGGATTTTTTTAGTGATGTTAATACTGATCGGCTTTTATTACACCAATACCGAGGTACTCATTCCGCAGTTATTGGCTCGGAAAAAAGTATACGTATACATTGCGGCGGTGTTAGCCTGCATTGTAACGGTAAACTTTTGGGACTTATGGGTGCAGCGAACGCTAAATGCCGAATTCTACTACGAGCATGATTGGTACGAAAGAGCGGTTATTCAGCGAGCTACTTTGCTCAGTATGCTAGTGCTGGCGGTAAGTGGTGGGCTGAAGATGACTCAGGAATGGTTCCGCACGGAGAAGCAAAAAAACAATATGGAGCAGGCAAAAATTGCTTCGGAATTAGCCCTACTTAAGTCGCAGATTAACCCTCATTCCTTATTCAATAATCTAAATAGCATCTATTCGCTGGCGGTGCGTAAGTCGGAAGATGCTCCCAAGGCGATTGTTAAGCTTTCGGAGATGATGCGCTATATTTTGTATGATTCTAGCGCGGAGCAAATTAGCCTGGAGCAAGAAATTGATCATTTGCATAATTTTTTGGATCTCCAGCGGCTGCGAATTCATCGGGAAGCTCATCTGTCTTTCGAGACATCGGGTGGGTGGCAAGGCAAAATGATTGCGCCAATGCTGCTGGAGCCCTTCGTAGAGAATGCGTTTAAGCACGGCAACATTCATCAGGCTGGGGCAGAAATCAATATTCTACTAAAAGTTGAAAAAGAGCAGCTTTGGTTTAGGGTGAAAAACACCATGAATAATCAGATGCAGCAGAAGGATGTTTACTCAGGTATTGGCCTAGTCAACATTCGAAAAAGGCTTAACCTGCTGTATTCTAATCGGCACAAATTACACGTTGAACCTCAAGAAGAGGTCTTCATTACCGAGCTAAATCTCCAACTTTCTAGTTAG
- a CDS encoding sulfatase, whose amino-acid sequence MVYLLNYAKKQLANVSLACLCWSILSCQSSQEESPPAQTKYNVLFIAIDDLRPQLGCYGETQIISPHIDRLASQSLMLTRAYVQQAVCAPSRNGVMTGLRPDAIGIYDLGTFFRDSVPNVVTLPQHFKNNGYQSESIGKIYHRGHGNRDDSLSWSRESWVPSRRTLEAEPIRRGDTVGLEGSYPQINGKRIPYYATSVPEEQLADNRSVNYAMERLKALQDTTFFMAVGLVKPHLPFVAPQRYWDRYDSTDLIIPNRMAPHGSPEFSLANFGELRKYHDIPPEGYLSGEKSRNLIHGYYASVTYIDDLVGQLLNKLNELNLAENTIVVLWGDHGWKLGEYGSWCKHSNYEYDTRIPLIVKVPGITVGQESDALVESVDIYPTLCELAGLPNPVHLQGRSMLPLITDPGHSIKTAAWSQYPRRNNDRSLMGYAMRIDRYRYVRWQERDLDQKIVARELYDHQTDPSELNNLATSVDNQQLVSELDSLFNVEYELAHQKTLSIR is encoded by the coding sequence ATGGTCTATTTGCTAAATTACGCTAAAAAACAACTAGCAAATGTATCGCTCGCTTGCTTATGCTGGTCAATTCTTTCTTGCCAATCCTCACAAGAAGAATCACCACCAGCTCAAACAAAATACAATGTATTGTTTATTGCCATTGATGACCTTCGCCCTCAGCTAGGTTGCTACGGCGAAACTCAGATTATTTCACCTCACATCGATCGTTTGGCCAGTCAAAGCTTGATGCTTACTAGAGCCTACGTTCAGCAGGCCGTATGTGCTCCTTCTCGCAATGGAGTGATGACCGGATTACGACCCGATGCTATTGGAATCTATGACTTAGGCACTTTTTTTCGCGACTCGGTACCGAATGTAGTTACGCTACCGCAGCATTTCAAAAACAACGGCTACCAGTCGGAGAGTATTGGTAAGATATATCACCGAGGCCACGGCAATCGGGATGACTCATTATCCTGGAGTCGGGAATCGTGGGTTCCTTCCCGGCGAACTCTAGAAGCGGAGCCGATTAGACGGGGCGACACCGTTGGTCTGGAAGGCAGCTACCCTCAAATTAATGGTAAAAGAATTCCGTATTACGCCACTTCGGTACCAGAAGAGCAATTGGCCGACAACCGTTCGGTGAACTACGCAATGGAAAGGCTAAAGGCTTTGCAAGACACCACATTTTTCATGGCTGTAGGTTTAGTAAAGCCTCATCTTCCGTTTGTAGCTCCGCAACGGTACTGGGATAGGTACGACTCTACCGATCTTATTATTCCTAACCGAATGGCTCCCCATGGCAGTCCAGAATTCTCGTTGGCCAACTTTGGTGAACTACGGAAGTACCACGATATTCCTCCAGAAGGATACTTATCCGGTGAGAAATCGCGTAATCTTATTCACGGCTACTACGCTTCGGTTACCTATATTGATGATTTAGTTGGACAATTACTTAACAAGCTGAATGAGCTTAATCTGGCTGAAAATACTATTGTAGTACTTTGGGGTGACCATGGTTGGAAACTGGGTGAATATGGCAGTTGGTGTAAGCATTCCAACTACGAATACGACACCCGCATTCCGCTTATCGTTAAAGTTCCGGGAATAACTGTGGGTCAAGAGAGTGATGCTCTGGTAGAATCGGTGGATATTTATCCAACTCTATGTGAGTTAGCTGGCTTACCCAATCCAGTTCATTTGCAAGGGCGAAGTATGCTACCGCTTATCACCGATCCCGGCCACTCTATTAAAACGGCAGCCTGGAGTCAGTACCCCCGCCGTAACAATGATCGTTCTTTAATGGGCTATGCTATGCGAATCGACCGCTACCGCTACGTTCGTTGGCAGGAAAGAGATTTAGATCAGAAAATAGTAGCTCGAGAATTGTACGATCATCAAACTGATCCGAGCGAACTTAATAATTTGGCGACTTCGGTAGATAATCAGCAACTAGTGTCTGAACTGGATAGCTTATTCAATGTTGAGTATGAGTTGGCTCATCAGAAAACGTTATCAATCCGATGA